The uncultured Roseibium sp. genome contains a region encoding:
- a CDS encoding hydroxymethylglutaryl-CoA reductase, degradative, with product MSDVKSSRIEGLHKMTPDARLQAVASQAGLDNEAVASLADAASGQIELADRLVENAISSMAIPVGVATNMTVDGRDVLVPMATEESSVIAAVCNSAKRCRPTGGFKTSTSGPIMAAQIQLLGASDPQNVRLKVLERFDEIKEICDATDPLLLKFGGGFRDLDIRVIDSAEGPMTVVHIIVDTRDAMGANAVNSMAEALAPKLEEWTGARSLLRILTNLADRRVARVRAVWPLAEIGGEQVRDDMLSAYYFADADPYRAATHNKGIMNGISAVVLATGNDTRAIEAGAHAYAARDGRYRSMTRWEKDGDGNLVGILEMPMAVGLIGGATKIHPTAQANLKILGVKTADELARIIVAVGLAQNFGAMRALATTGIQKGHMALHAQNVALMVGAVGEEVDKVASELKALGKVRQDIAEEILARLRAGN from the coding sequence ATGAGCGACGTCAAATCGTCCCGTATTGAAGGCCTTCACAAGATGACCCCGGACGCCCGGCTTCAGGCCGTGGCAAGTCAGGCCGGTCTCGACAACGAAGCCGTGGCCAGCCTGGCCGACGCGGCCTCCGGCCAGATTGAACTGGCCGACCGGCTGGTCGAGAACGCCATTTCCAGCATGGCCATTCCGGTCGGCGTGGCCACCAACATGACCGTGGACGGGCGGGACGTGCTGGTGCCGATGGCGACCGAGGAATCCTCCGTTATTGCGGCCGTTTGCAATTCGGCCAAGCGCTGCCGTCCCACCGGGGGCTTCAAGACCTCGACCAGCGGCCCGATCATGGCGGCACAGATCCAGTTGCTGGGCGCCAGCGATCCGCAGAACGTACGCCTGAAGGTGCTGGAGCGCTTCGACGAGATCAAGGAGATCTGCGACGCGACCGATCCGCTGCTCCTGAAATTCGGCGGCGGCTTCCGCGATCTGGATATCCGGGTGATCGACAGCGCCGAAGGCCCGATGACCGTGGTTCACATCATCGTCGACACCCGGGATGCCATGGGCGCGAATGCGGTGAACAGCATGGCCGAGGCGTTGGCGCCGAAGCTTGAGGAATGGACCGGCGCCCGCAGCCTGCTGCGCATCCTGACGAACCTGGCCGACCGGCGGGTTGCGCGGGTGCGCGCCGTCTGGCCGCTAGCCGAAATTGGCGGAGAACAGGTGCGCGACGACATGCTGTCGGCCTATTATTTCGCCGATGCCGACCCCTACCGCGCCGCGACCCACAACAAGGGCATCATGAACGGCATCAGCGCCGTGGTGCTTGCCACCGGCAACGACACCCGCGCCATCGAGGCGGGCGCCCATGCCTATGCGGCCAGGGACGGCCGTTACCGCTCCATGACCCGCTGGGAAAAGGACGGTGACGGCAATCTGGTCGGCATTCTGGAAATGCCCATGGCGGTCGGCCTGATCGGGGGCGCTACCAAGATACACCCGACGGCCCAGGCCAACCTGAAGATCCTCGGGGTAAAGACCGCCGATGAACTGGCCCGGATCATCGTCGCCGTCGGTCTGGCGCAGAACTTCGGCGCCATGCGCGCTTTGGCAACGACCGGTATCCAGAAAGGTCATATGGCGCTTCATGCCCAGAACGTGGCCCTGATGGTCGGCGCCGTCGGCGAAGAGGTCGACAAGGTTGCCAGCGAACTCAAGGCCCTCGGCAAGGTGCGTCAGGACATCGCCGAGGAGATCCTTGCGCGTCTCCGGGCCGGTAACTGA
- a CDS encoding TRAP transporter large permease subunit, producing the protein MSSELVLAVMFASLVGLLLTGVPLAFTLGALALVFTLTLWGPAALTVTVLNLYATMTSEALLAIPLYVMMASVLQRSGVIESLYKAMELWSRRLPGGLAVGTIAICTIIAAMTGIVGAAVAAMGMLALPSMLKRKYSPELAIGTICAGGTLGILIPPSVITIVYAVTAQASIGQMFIAGVVPGLLLASLYIGYIVLRSALDPSVAPRPSAEEGVVSWADRVASLKSLILPLFIIVGVLGTIYMGVATPTEAAAVGVALAFLSAAVERRLGWELVSGVAMDVVKVTTMILWITIGARAFVAIFTGTGGADFLLSFIQNLDASPWVVLAVMLAILFFLGMFLDEMGIILLCVPVFLPVIDFLHFDRLWFGILFLVSAQMAYISPPFGYTLFYMKGVLPVGIGMGTVYRAIVPFILLQALGILICALFPELVLWLPQSMIN; encoded by the coding sequence ATGAGCTCCGAACTCGTTCTTGCCGTCATGTTCGCCAGCCTCGTTGGGCTTCTTCTGACCGGGGTTCCGCTGGCCTTCACCCTTGGCGCGCTTGCGTTAGTGTTCACGCTTACCCTTTGGGGGCCGGCGGCGCTAACCGTCACGGTGCTCAATCTCTATGCCACCATGACCTCGGAAGCGCTCCTGGCGATCCCGCTCTACGTCATGATGGCCAGCGTCCTGCAGCGCTCGGGCGTCATCGAAAGCCTCTACAAGGCCATGGAGCTCTGGTCCCGCCGGTTGCCCGGCGGTCTTGCGGTCGGAACCATCGCCATCTGTACCATCATCGCGGCCATGACCGGCATCGTCGGCGCTGCCGTTGCGGCCATGGGCATGCTGGCCCTGCCGTCGATGCTGAAGCGCAAATACAGCCCGGAACTGGCGATCGGCACGATCTGCGCCGGCGGAACGCTTGGAATTCTCATTCCCCCGTCGGTCATCACCATCGTCTACGCGGTAACGGCGCAAGCCTCCATCGGGCAGATGTTCATTGCCGGTGTGGTGCCGGGTTTGCTGCTCGCCTCGCTCTATATCGGCTACATCGTCCTGCGGTCCGCGCTCGACCCGTCGGTCGCCCCGCGTCCGTCAGCGGAAGAGGGCGTCGTGAGCTGGGCCGACCGGGTCGCCTCGCTGAAGTCGCTGATCCTGCCGCTGTTCATCATCGTCGGTGTGCTCGGCACCATCTACATGGGGGTCGCCACCCCGACCGAAGCCGCCGCCGTCGGTGTCGCGCTGGCCTTCCTTTCGGCCGCGGTCGAGCGCCGTCTCGGCTGGGAACTCGTCTCAGGCGTTGCGATGGACGTCGTCAAGGTTACCACGATGATCCTGTGGATCACCATCGGCGCGCGCGCCTTCGTGGCCATCTTTACCGGAACCGGTGGTGCGGACTTCCTGCTGTCCTTCATCCAGAATCTGGATGCCAGCCCCTGGGTGGTCCTGGCGGTCATGCTGGCGATCCTGTTCTTCCTCGGCATGTTCCTGGACGAGATGGGCATCATTCTCCTGTGCGTGCCCGTCTTCCTGCCGGTGATCGACTTTCTCCACTTTGACCGTCTGTGGTTCGGCATCCTGTTCCTGGTATCGGCGCAGATGGCCTATATCTCCCCGCCTTTCGGCTACACGCTGTTCTACATGAAAGGCGTTCTGCCGGTCGGGATCGGCATGGGAACGGTCTACCGTGCCATCGTTCCGTTCATCCTTCTTCAGGCGCTCGGCATTCTGATCTGTGCGCTTTTCCCGGAGCTCGTGCTCTGGCTGCCCCAATCCATGATCAACTAA
- a CDS encoding TRAP transporter small permease subunit, translating into MHCLPLLHDIPNALVATHMNAVCVFITGVNRILFVIAAAAIFAVVPMLLYEVVARYAFDAPTVWAMEASTLVFGPHFMLAGPYLLHLKGHVAVDIFSEKLSGVPHVIAGIFTHLVVAVFAGVFAVVSWPLAMNSFGMGETSFSAWNPPIWWLKFIVPMAFAMLFAQAMVEIIQAARGKDTDKIGAGA; encoded by the coding sequence GTGCACTGCCTGCCTCTTTTGCATGACATCCCAAATGCGCTGGTCGCGACCCACATGAACGCCGTCTGCGTCTTTATTACCGGTGTGAACCGGATCCTGTTCGTCATCGCCGCCGCGGCGATCTTCGCCGTGGTGCCGATGCTTCTCTATGAAGTCGTCGCGCGTTATGCCTTCGATGCGCCGACGGTCTGGGCGATGGAAGCCAGCACCCTGGTGTTCGGTCCGCATTTCATGCTTGCCGGACCTTACCTGCTGCATCTCAAGGGACATGTGGCGGTCGACATCTTCAGTGAAAAGCTGAGCGGCGTCCCCCATGTGATCGCCGGGATTTTCACCCATCTCGTCGTCGCCGTCTTCGCTGGTGTCTTCGCGGTGGTCAGTTGGCCGCTTGCCATGAATTCCTTTGGCATGGGCGAAACCAGCTTCTCCGCCTGGAACCCGCCGATCTGGTGGTTGAAATTCATCGTTCCGATGGCGTTTGCCATGCTGTTCGCACAGGCCATGGTGGAAATCATCCAGGCCGCGCGCGGCAAGGATACGGATAAGATCGGAGCAGGCGCATGA
- the dctP gene encoding TRAP transporter substrate-binding protein DctP yields the protein MTEVNRRRLLVGTAFGGAALAAPAVAQAQETVEWRMQALWDAGTTPYEFEKKFVARVAELTDGNFKINLFSAGQLVPANQAFDAVRAGAFEMMKTFDGYEAGKIPAFAFTSTIPFGFPDPDQYEAWFYELGGLDLAREAYAKAGLFYIAPTVYGEEPIHSKIKMETIADMAGKKGRFVGLAAAVMGDLGVAVTPMATAEVYTALEKGLIDFADRGDLTANYEAGLGEVAKYIILPGVHQPTTATSYVANQAAYQGLPDAYKAALAVAAREISGSLRQHIIVQNTEVLKKYKEQGVEVIRLDESDVAATRTKVVDSWKKATKGDDLANRVLDGQIEFMTSLGLI from the coding sequence ATGACGGAAGTGAATAGGCGACGCCTGTTGGTAGGTACCGCATTCGGTGGAGCTGCTCTGGCAGCCCCGGCTGTTGCACAGGCTCAGGAAACCGTCGAATGGCGCATGCAGGCGCTCTGGGACGCTGGCACCACGCCTTATGAATTTGAAAAGAAATTCGTCGCCCGCGTCGCTGAGCTGACGGACGGGAATTTCAAGATCAATCTGTTCTCCGCCGGCCAGCTGGTTCCGGCGAACCAGGCCTTCGATGCGGTCCGCGCCGGCGCCTTCGAGATGATGAAGACCTTCGACGGCTACGAGGCCGGCAAGATCCCGGCTTTTGCCTTCACCTCGACCATCCCCTTCGGTTTCCCGGATCCGGACCAGTATGAAGCCTGGTTCTATGAACTCGGCGGCCTCGATCTGGCCCGCGAAGCCTATGCGAAGGCAGGTCTGTTCTACATCGCGCCGACCGTCTACGGCGAGGAACCGATCCATTCGAAGATCAAGATGGAAACCATCGCCGACATGGCCGGCAAAAAGGGACGTTTTGTCGGTCTGGCCGCTGCCGTGATGGGCGATCTGGGCGTCGCCGTGACGCCGATGGCGACCGCCGAGGTCTATACCGCCCTTGAAAAAGGCCTGATCGACTTTGCCGACCGCGGCGACCTGACGGCAAACTACGAAGCCGGTCTCGGCGAGGTTGCCAAGTACATCATCCTTCCCGGCGTCCATCAGCCGACGACGGCGACAAGCTATGTCGCGAATCAGGCGGCCTACCAGGGCCTGCCGGATGCCTACAAGGCCGCGCTCGCCGTTGCCGCGCGCGAGATCTCTGGTTCCCTGCGCCAGCACATCATCGTTCAGAACACCGAAGTGCTGAAGAAATACAAGGAACAGGGAGTCGAAGTCATTCGGCTCGACGAAAGTGACGTTGCCGCGACGCGGACCAAGGTGGTCGACTCCTGGAAGAAAGCCACGAAGGGCGACGATCTTGCGAACCGCGTGCTCGACGGACAGATCGAATTCATGACGTCCCTGGGACTCATCTGA
- a CDS encoding PLP-dependent aminotransferase family protein, producing MNDGPKRTSRVDRIVEKVALMLEAGAYKTFERLPSIRQAAREHGVSKNTMAEAYDRLVARGLLEARAGSGYYIAQFKAPNPAPPAPHVTAAVDAVSLLREQLDQHYEVRPGDGRPPAFWMEGSELRRHFAHAKAPYPDAINFGYGSPWGYASLRERLRVLLLERSISVQPDGLLLTHGVNHGLDLIIRHLIEPGDTVFVDDPGYYPLFAKLTFAKAEIVGIKRNHDGPDLEDLTAKLAVHRPKMFVTQSHAHNPTGSSLSPACAFGLMQLAERWGFLLVENDALADIVPTTLPRLAALDQLNRVLYVGTFSKTLSAGLRCGYVAGNPSIVRRLNDIKMITSVASSDHVERFVFNLIQAGHYLRHLRRLKTRVEDAHKAAYAQMESLGLTVRESSTSGFYLWTEFPETVDELDLCRQAAEQSIFIAPGSVFRPNRKERQRAAMRVNVAYGTDPKFVSFLENFLGQT from the coding sequence ATGAACGACGGGCCGAAACGCACATCCCGCGTCGACCGTATCGTTGAGAAGGTCGCGCTGATGCTGGAGGCCGGCGCCTACAAGACCTTTGAGCGCCTGCCGTCGATCCGGCAGGCCGCGCGCGAACACGGCGTCTCTAAAAACACCATGGCTGAGGCCTATGACCGGCTCGTGGCCAGGGGCCTGCTCGAGGCGCGGGCCGGGTCCGGCTATTACATTGCCCAGTTCAAGGCTCCCAACCCCGCGCCGCCCGCCCCCCATGTCACGGCAGCCGTGGACGCGGTCTCGCTGCTGCGCGAACAGCTCGATCAGCATTACGAGGTCCGGCCCGGCGACGGGCGCCCGCCGGCCTTCTGGATGGAGGGTTCGGAACTGCGCCGACATTTCGCCCACGCCAAGGCCCCCTACCCGGACGCCATCAACTTCGGCTACGGCAGCCCCTGGGGCTATGCGTCCTTGCGGGAGCGGCTGCGCGTCCTGTTGCTGGAACGGTCGATTTCCGTCCAGCCCGACGGCCTGCTTCTGACCCACGGCGTCAATCACGGGCTCGACCTCATCATCCGGCACCTGATCGAACCGGGCGACACGGTCTTCGTCGACGATCCCGGCTACTATCCGCTGTTTGCCAAGCTGACCTTCGCCAAGGCGGAGATTGTCGGGATCAAGCGTAACCACGACGGACCGGACCTGGAGGACCTGACCGCCAAGCTCGCCGTCCACCGGCCGAAGATGTTCGTCACCCAGTCCCACGCGCACAACCCGACGGGAAGCTCCCTGTCGCCGGCCTGCGCCTTCGGCCTGATGCAGCTTGCCGAACGCTGGGGGTTCCTGCTTGTCGAAAACGATGCGCTTGCCGACATTGTGCCAACGACCCTGCCCCGGCTGGCGGCGCTCGACCAGCTCAACCGGGTTCTTTATGTCGGCACGTTTTCAAAGACCCTGTCAGCCGGGCTGCGTTGCGGCTACGTCGCGGGCAATCCCTCCATTGTCCGCCGTCTGAACGACATCAAGATGATCACATCGGTCGCCTCGTCCGACCACGTGGAACGCTTCGTGTTCAACCTCATCCAGGCCGGGCACTATCTGCGTCACCTGCGCCGGCTCAAGACCCGTGTGGAAGACGCCCACAAGGCCGCTTACGCCCAGATGGAATCCCTCGGACTGACGGTTCGGGAAAGCTCGACATCCGGCTTTTATCTCTGGACGGAGTTTCCGGAGACGGTCGACGAACTCGACCTCTGCCGGCAGGCTGCCGAACAGAGCATCTTCATCGCGCCGGGATCGGTCTTCCGGCCGAACCGGAAGGAGCGGCAACGCGCGGCCATGCGCGTCAATGTCGCCTACGGGACCGATCCGAAATTCGTTTCGTTTCTGGAGAATTTCCTGGGACAGACCTGA
- a CDS encoding TetR/AcrR family transcriptional regulator has translation MATVIELEKAAEGRGGGAKERLLLAASDLFCRQGINATGVDAVVAAAGTAKTTLYKAFGSKEGLVEAVLEREGEQWRKWFVAEVDAIPGDATNKLVNLFDVLKRWFCEENFFGCPFINAVGEHDKDDDRLRDIAIRHKTVVLDKIRDLAKDARPSDPEGLTHELAILIDGAIVAALITRDPSVADHARNAAARVLMK, from the coding sequence TTGGCGACTGTCATCGAATTGGAAAAGGCCGCGGAAGGGCGCGGCGGTGGCGCGAAAGAGCGGTTGCTGCTGGCCGCGTCCGACCTGTTTTGCCGCCAGGGCATCAATGCGACCGGTGTCGACGCGGTGGTTGCCGCAGCCGGCACGGCCAAGACCACCCTTTATAAGGCCTTCGGATCCAAGGAGGGTCTGGTGGAAGCCGTTCTCGAACGGGAAGGCGAACAATGGCGCAAATGGTTCGTGGCGGAAGTGGATGCCATTCCGGGCGACGCCACCAACAAGCTGGTCAATCTGTTCGATGTCCTGAAACGCTGGTTCTGCGAGGAGAACTTCTTCGGCTGCCCCTTCATCAATGCGGTCGGCGAGCACGACAAGGACGATGACCGTCTGCGCGACATCGCGATCCGCCACAAGACGGTGGTGCTGGACAAGATCCGGGACCTGGCGAAGGACGCCCGGCCGTCCGATCCGGAAGGCCTGACCCATGAACTGGCTATATTGATCGACGGCGCCATCGTCGCCGCCCTGATCACCCGCGACCCCAGCGTTGCCGATCATGCCCGTAATGCGGCAGCGCGCGTTCTGATGAAGTAA
- a CDS encoding ABC transporter ATP-binding protein: MVKGAHIKATGISHTYRRGATKALDGIDLEIQPGEAIALIGRSGCGKSTLLHILSGLSQASEGSVHVDGALVTGPSPSRVMMFQAPSLYPWMTVEQNVAVGLKFNGRMREAKTRVPEMLELVELGSYARRNVQDLSGGQQQRVALARSLVLNPQILFLDEPLSALDAFTRHALQRDIRRIAAEMGITLVLVTHDINEAVMMADRALVMKANPGRFSAEVTIPIEGDRTPSNREFAAAKAALVEAYEGAAGLTMAETAAPDRLPSETEPAPARVRAIK, translated from the coding sequence ATGGTGAAGGGTGCACATATAAAGGCGACGGGGATCTCCCACACATACCGCCGCGGGGCCACCAAAGCCCTGGACGGTATCGACCTGGAGATCCAGCCCGGTGAGGCGATTGCCCTGATCGGGCGCTCCGGTTGCGGGAAGTCCACCCTGCTGCATATTCTCTCTGGCCTGTCCCAGGCGAGCGAAGGTTCTGTCCATGTGGACGGCGCGCTGGTGACCGGTCCTTCGCCCAGCCGGGTGATGATGTTCCAGGCGCCGAGCCTTTATCCCTGGATGACTGTTGAACAGAATGTCGCCGTCGGGCTGAAGTTCAACGGCCGGATGCGCGAGGCCAAGACCCGGGTCCCGGAAATGCTCGAGCTTGTGGAGCTCGGCTCCTATGCCAGGCGCAATGTTCAGGACCTGTCCGGCGGCCAGCAGCAGCGCGTGGCGCTTGCCCGTTCCCTGGTTCTCAATCCGCAGATCCTCTTTCTAGACGAACCGCTGTCCGCGCTCGACGCCTTCACCCGCCATGCCCTGCAGCGCGACATCCGCCGCATCGCCGCGGAAATGGGCATCACCCTGGTGCTGGTCACCCATGACATCAATGAAGCCGTGATGATGGCCGACCGGGCCCTGGTCATGAAGGCCAATCCGGGCCGGTTTTCAGCCGAAGTCACCATTCCGATCGAAGGAGACCGGACCCCTTCGAACCGCGAATTCGCGGCCGCCAAGGCCGCCCTGGTCGAAGCCTACGAGGGCGCGGCCGGTCTCACCATGGCCGAGACCGCGGCGCCCGACCGGCTCCCATCCGAAACCGAACCCGCGCCGGCACGGGTCCGGGCCATCAAGTGA
- a CDS encoding ABC transporter substrate-binding protein, whose protein sequence is MVDKKHGQADGNSTENLDWDDEYVPSDFTRRQTLDMFAAGGLMAALGPLIGAMNSPAFAAADDEIVRIGYLPITDATALLVAHGMGYFKDEGLTAERPTLIRGWSPLVEGFVSGKFNLVHFLKPIPVWMRYNNNIPVKLMAWAHTNGSGLVVGGHTDITDFKQLGGKQVAVPFWYSMHNIVLQYALRQSGIKAVIKGEGEPLAADECNLQILPPPEMPAALASRKIDAYIVAEPFNALGEIKAGARMLRFTGDVWKNHPCCVICMHEQATTEKQEWTQKVMNAVVRAQIYASQNKAEVARLMSKEGEGYLPMPAKVVERAMTLYADDADYIESGAIKHAESWGNGRIDFQPWPYPSATKLIVEQMNNTVVGGDTTFLDKLDPQFVADDLVNYDYVKAALEKYPEWKNDPSVNPGDPFNREEVLEL, encoded by the coding sequence ATGGTCGACAAGAAGCACGGACAGGCAGACGGCAACAGTACGGAAAACCTGGATTGGGACGACGAGTACGTCCCCAGCGATTTCACCCGACGCCAGACGCTGGACATGTTTGCAGCCGGCGGCCTGATGGCAGCCCTTGGGCCGCTGATCGGCGCCATGAACTCTCCGGCGTTCGCGGCCGCCGACGACGAAATCGTCCGCATCGGCTACCTGCCGATCACCGACGCGACGGCCCTGCTGGTCGCCCATGGCATGGGCTATTTCAAGGACGAAGGCCTGACCGCCGAGCGTCCGACCTTGATCCGCGGCTGGTCGCCGCTGGTGGAAGGCTTCGTGTCCGGCAAGTTCAACCTGGTGCACTTCCTGAAGCCGATCCCGGTCTGGATGCGCTACAACAACAATATTCCGGTCAAGCTGATGGCCTGGGCCCACACCAACGGCTCCGGTCTCGTCGTCGGCGGCCACACCGACATCACCGACTTCAAGCAGCTCGGCGGCAAGCAGGTTGCCGTTCCCTTCTGGTACTCCATGCACAACATCGTGCTGCAGTACGCCCTGCGCCAGTCGGGCATCAAGGCCGTGATCAAGGGCGAAGGCGAGCCGCTGGCTGCCGACGAATGCAACCTGCAGATCCTGCCGCCGCCGGAAATGCCGGCCGCCCTCGCAAGCCGCAAGATCGACGCCTATATCGTCGCCGAACCGTTCAATGCACTCGGTGAGATCAAGGCCGGCGCCCGCATGCTGCGCTTCACCGGCGATGTCTGGAAAAACCATCCGTGCTGCGTGATCTGCATGCATGAGCAGGCCACGACCGAAAAGCAGGAATGGACCCAGAAGGTCATGAATGCCGTGGTCCGCGCCCAGATCTACGCCTCCCAGAACAAGGCGGAAGTCGCACGGCTGATGTCGAAGGAGGGCGAAGGCTATCTGCCGATGCCGGCCAAGGTCGTCGAACGGGCAATGACGCTTTATGCGGACGATGCAGACTACATTGAAAGCGGCGCGATCAAGCATGCCGAAAGCTGGGGCAACGGCCGGATCGACTTCCAGCCCTGGCCTTATCCGTCCGCAACCAAGCTGATCGTCGAGCAGATGAACAACACGGTCGTCGGCGGCGATACCACCTTCCTCGACAAGCTCGACCCGCAGTTCGTGGCCGACGATCTCGTCAACTACGACTACGTCAAGGCGGCTCTGGAGAAGTATCCGGAGTGGAAGAACGATCCGTCGGTCAATCCGGGCGATCCCTTCAACCGTGAAGAGGTCCTGGAACTTTGA